Within the Pseudonocardia alni genome, the region GGGCGTCGCCGCGAGGGCCTGGGCCATCCCGGGGACCGAGACGATCGTGCCGATCGACACCACCGGGTTGGACGGGGCGACGAGCACGACGTCGGCCCCGGCGATCGCGGCCCGGGCGTCGGGCAGGATCGCGGCCTGGTCGGCGCCGACCGAGGCGAAGCGGTACGCCTTCGGGGCGGCCCGGTGCCGGATCCACCACTCCTGGAAGTGGATCGCGACCTGCGGGGTCTCCTCGACCGCGGCCGGGTCCGGGTTGTCGATCACGACGTGGGTCTCGACGCGGTCGTCGGAGGCGGGCAGCAGCCGCACCCCGGGCTGCCAGCGGTGGCAGAGCGCCTCGGTGACCTGGGACAGCGGGTAGCCGGCACGCAGCATCCGGGTGCGGACGAGGTGGGTGGCGACGTCGCGGTCGCCCAGCCCGAACCAGGTCGCCTCGGCGCCGTAGGCCTCCAGCTCGGCCTTGACCGACCACGTCTCGTCCGAGCGGCCCCAGCCCTTCTCGACGTCGATGCCGCCGCCGAGGGTGTACATGACGGTGTCGAGGTCCGGACAGACCCGCAGCCCGTGCAGCCAGATGTCGTCGCCGACGTTGACCACGGCGGTGACCTCGTGCGCGGACTCGCCCGACCCCACGGGGGGCAGTCCGAGCGCGTGTTTCACGCCTTGCAGGAAGCGGGCTCCGCCGACGCCGCC harbors:
- the cofD gene encoding 2-phospho-L-lactate transferase, with the translated sequence MKVTVLVGGVGGARFLQGVKHALGLPPVGSGESAHEVTAVVNVGDDIWLHGLRVCPDLDTVMYTLGGGIDVEKGWGRSDETWSVKAELEAYGAEATWFGLGDRDVATHLVRTRMLRAGYPLSQVTEALCHRWQPGVRLLPASDDRVETHVVIDNPDPAAVEETPQVAIHFQEWWIRHRAAPKAYRFASVGADQAAILPDARAAIAGADVVLVAPSNPVVSIGTIVSVPGMAQALAATPAKVVGLSPIVGGAPVRGMADACLTAIGVETSAEGVGRHYGARGEGGLLDGYLVHTGDAATVPGATVREVPLLMTDHDATAAMARAAFELAGVGV